Proteins co-encoded in one Xyrauchen texanus isolate HMW12.3.18 chromosome 19, RBS_HiC_50CHRs, whole genome shotgun sequence genomic window:
- the LOC127659602 gene encoding T-cell surface antigen CD2-like, which translates to METRIQSSRSKDSFHNLKQHSHSSAGIGLFWKLDVREMLFIFGLLLLLIPTHTCVEMFCRFNQTDPCYTSLGHKLYLQMVMDARNVELRFKKGTDSTADAIFRVKNNKIMEFKEYESIRNRSEFIFNNGTLILNSVIRSDSGTYRLEIYNSDGTHTHTNNLQVIVEAPIGSVEVSINCSSSGEKRVSCSSEGDQLIFNWTLNGQELEDGNNTIHLDEEISGSITCTVKNHISHGQYTTRVNRCAGTTTATVTSHLTSTVNDSTQTSGHVVSVVVALGSGTVILILLVITVYHIYKKRKQFKPTAEVGDDTELVYAHITHKKLKRKDEHKRSELTPTGDVEYATINHQTKMKMMEEV; encoded by the exons ATGGAAACCAGGATTCAGTCCTCAAGATCCAAAGACTCATTTCACAATCTGAAGCAGCAttcacactcttctgctgggatTGGACTCTTCTGGAAACTGGACGTCAGAGAAATGCTGTTCATCTTtggactgctgctgctgctgatacCAACTCATACAT gTGTGGAGATGTTCTGCAGGTTTAATCAGACAGATCCCTGTTACACATCTCTGGGACACAAACTCTATCTGCAGATGGTGATGGACGCTCGTAATGTTGAGCTGCGTTTTAAAAAGGGGACGGACAGTACGGCAGATGCTATTTTTAGAGTAAAGAATAACAAGATAATGGAATTTAAGGAATATGAATCCATTAGAAACAGATCTGAGTTCATCTTTAATAATGGGACTCTGATTTTAAACAGTGTGATCAGATCAGATTCAGGGACATACAGATTAGAGATTTATAACTctgatggcacacacacacacacaaacaatcttCAAGTGATTGTTGAAg CTCCTATTGGCTCAGTGGAAGTGTCAATCAATTGCTCGTCCAGTGGGGAGAAGCGGGTGTCCTGCTCCTCTGAGGGGGATCAGCTCATCTTCAACTGGACTCTGAATGGACAAGAACTGGAGGATGGAAATAACACCATTCATCTGGATGAGGAAATTTCTGGAAGCATCACCTGCACTGTGAAGAACCACATCAGTCATGGACAGTATACCACTAGAGTAAACCGATGTGCTG GAACAACTACTGCAACTGTGacctcacatctgacctctacaGTGAACGACAGCACACAGACATCAGGACATG TTGTATCAGTTGTTGTAGCTCTGGGATCTGGTACTGTAATCCTTATTCTGCTGGTCATCACAGTATATCACATTTATAAGAAGAGAAAACAGTTTAAACCGACTGCAG AGGTTGGTGATGATACAGAACTTGTGTACGCTCACATCACTCATAAGAAACTCAAAAGAAAGGATGAACACAAGAGATCAG AGTTGACTCCGACTGGAGATGTAGAATATGCTACAATAAATCATCAGACAAAGATGAAGATGATGGAAGAGGTTTAG